In Equus przewalskii isolate Varuska chromosome 15, EquPr2, whole genome shotgun sequence, a single genomic region encodes these proteins:
- the MST1R gene encoding macrophage-stimulating protein receptor isoform X9 — MTLLPPPSQPTLLLLLLLLPTLPATGGSWQCPRTPYAASRDFDVKYVVPSFLAGGPIQALTTYDGAGEGSAVFVATRNRLHVLGPGLQPVESLVTGPAGAPGCQTCAACGPGLHGPPGDTDAQVLVLEPALPALVSCGSSLHGRCFLHELELHGTVVHLAPPACLFSAHQNRPEDCPDCVASPLGTLVTVVEQGHASYFYVASSLNTTVAASFSPRSVSIRRLKADASGFAPGFPALSVLPSHLTSYHIEYVYSFHSGTFVYFLTVQPANVAAAPGALHTRLARLNAAETDLGDYRELILDCHYEPKRRRRGAPEGGQPYPVLRAAHTAPVGGQLAAELSIAESQEVLFGVFGASRDSSPGVSPNSVVCAFPIDLMDTLIDQGVERCCESSVHPGLRRGLDFFQLPSLCPNPPGLEAPSPNASCYHFPLLVSGSLLRVDLFNGLLGPVQVTALHVTRLDNVTVAHMGTADGRILQVELARSFNFLLYVSNFSLGSNGQPIQRDVSRLGDHLLFASGDQVFQVPIQGPGCRHFLTCWRCLRAQRFMGCGWCGGMCGRQKECPGSWQQDYCPPELTEFYPHSGPLRGSTRLTLCGSNFYLYPAGLVPEGTHLVTVGESPCQVLPKDSSNLSPVPRKDFVEELECELKPLSTQAAGPANISLTVTNMPRGKHFWVDGTSMLQGFSFLEPVLRAVQPLFGPKAGGTCLTLKGQDLSAGTSQAVLVNGTECLLKQVTEGQLLCITPPGAAVASVPIQLQVGGAEVPGSWTFHYQEDPVILSISPNCGYTGSRVTIHGQHLTSVWHLVLSFQDGLRAVENRQCEGQLPEQHWCRLPEYVVRGPQGWVTGNLSAWGDGAPAFTLPGFRFLPPPHPPSTKLAPLKPEEHAIKFEYIGLGSVADCVDVNVTVGGESCQHELRGDVVICPLPPSLQLGKDGTPLQVCVNGECHILGRVVQQARQRFPQRTLLGVLLALLLLVAVLATALVFNYRRKKQLAPAIDGLDSTTRVHRASFSDSRDGSCIPLLQTESIQLGDLDSSLLAEVKDVLIPHEHVVTHSNQVIGKGHFGVVYHGEYTDKAQNRIHCAVKSLSRITEVQEVEAFLREGLLMRGLHHPNVLALIGIVLPPEGLPCVLLPFMRHGDLLRFIRSPQRNPTVKDLISFGLQVAHGMEYLAEQKFVHRDLAARNCMLDESFTVKVADFGLARYVLDKEYYSIRQHRHARLPVKWMALESLQTYKFTTKSDVWSFGVLLWELLTRGAPPYPNIDPFDLTHFLAQGRRLPQPEYCPSSLYAVMERCWAEDPAARPTFRMLTGEVERVVAALYGDHYVQLPTAYVNLGPGALNEVNMPLEQSPSPPMWRSMGQSRPLSEPPSPT; from the exons ATGACGCTCCTCCCGCCGCCGTCTCAGCCCAccctgttgctgctgctgcttctgctgccgaCCCTGCCGGCGACGGGTGGGTCCTGGCAGTGCCCGCGCACCCCCTACGCCGCCTCCCGCGACTTTGATGTGAAGTACGTGGTCCCCAGCTTCTTGGCCGGCGGCCCGATACAGGCTTTGACGACCTACGATGGCGCTGGGGAAGGGAGTGCCGTGTTTGTGGCCACACGCAATCGCCTGCACGTGCTTGGGCCTGGTCTGCAGCCAGTCGAGAGCCTGGTCACGGGCCCTGCTGGGGCCCCTGGCTGCCAGACGTGTGCGGCCTGTGGTCCAGGTCTCCACGGCCCGCCGGGAGACACAGATGCGCAGGTGCTGGTGCTGGAGCCGGCGCTGCCCGCACTGGTCAGCTGTGGCTCCAGCCTGCATGGCCGCTGCTTCCTGCATGAGCTAGAGCTGCACGGGACAGTAGTGCACCTGGCGCCGCCAGCCTGCCTCTTCTCTGCACACCAAAACCGACCCGAGGACTGCCCCGACTGTGTGGCTAGCCCTCTGGGCACCCTTGTGACCGTGGTTGAGCAGGGCCATGCCTCCTACTTCTATGTGGCATCCTCATTGAACACGACAGTGGCCGCCAGCTTCAGCCCGCGCTCGGTGTCTATCCGGCGCCTCAAAGCCGACGCCTCAGGATTCGCACCAGGCTTTCCAGCGCTGTCAGTGCTGCCGTCGCACCTCACTTCCTACCATATTGAATACGTATACAGTTTCCACTCGGGAACCTTCGTCTATTTCCTGACCGTGCAACCAGCGAACGTGGCAGCCGCTCCTGGTGCCTTACACACGCGCCTGGCGCGGCTTAACGCTGCCGAGACCGACCTGGGTGATTACCGCGAGCTCATCCTTGACTGCCATTATGAGCCTAAACGTCGGCGACGTGGGGCCCCTGAGGGTGGGCAGCCCTACCCAGTGCTGCGCGCAGCCCACACGGCTCCGGTGGGCGGCCAACTGGCCGCTGAGCTGAGCATCGCTGAGAGCCAGGAAGTGTTATTCGGGGTTTTTGGGGCTAGCAGAGACAGCAGCCCCGGTGTGAGTCCCAACTCTGTCGTCTGTGCCTTCCCCATCGACCTGATGGACACTCTCATCGACCAAGGTGTAGAGCGCTGTTGTGAGTCTTCGGTCCATCCCGGCCTCCGGCGAGGCCTCGACTTCTTCCAGTTGCCCAGTTTATGCCCCAACCCG CCTGGCCTAGAGGCCCCCAGCCCCAATGCCAGCTGCTACCACTTCCCTCTGCTGGTCAGCGGCAGCCTTCTACGTGTGGACCTGTTCAACGGGCTGTTAGGACCAGTGCAGGTCACCGCGCTGCATGTGACACGCCTCGACAATGTCACAGTTGCCCACATGGGCACAGCTGATGGGCGCATCTTGCAG GTGGAGCTGGCCAGATCTTTCAACTTCTTGCTGTATGTATCCAACTTCTCACTGGGCAGTAATGGGCAGCCCATTCAACGGGATGTCAGTCGCCTTGGGGATCACCTGCTCTTTGCCTCTGGGGACCAG GTCTTCCAGGTACCTATCCAAGGCCCTGGCTGCCGCCACTTCCTCACCTGTTGGCGTTGCCTGAGGGCACAGCGTTTCATGGGCTGTGGATGGTGTGGGGGCATGTGTGGCCGGCAGAAGGAGTGTCCTGGCTCCTGGCAACAGGACTATTGCCCACCTGAGCTTACTGAG TTCTACCCCCACAGTGGACCCCTAAGGGGCAGCACAAGGCTGACCCTGTGTGGCTCCAACTTCTACCTGTACCCTGCTGGACTAGTGCCTGAGGGCACTCATCTGGTCACCGTGGGGGAAAGTCCCTGCCAAGTACTGCCCAAGGACAGCTCAAACCTCAG CCCAGTGCCCCGGAAGGACTTTGTAGAGGAGCTTGAGTGTGAGCTGAAGCCCTTGAGCACACAGGCAGCCGGGCCTGCCAACATCAGCCTCACCGTGACCAACATGCCAAGGGGCAAGCACTTCTGGGTAGACGGCACCTCCATGCTGCAAGGCTTCTCTTTCCTG GAGCCAGTGCTGAGAGCAGTACAACCCCTATTTGGCCCAAAGGCAGGGGGCACCTGCCTCACCCTTAAAGGCCAGGACCTGTCTGCAGGCACCAGCCAGGCTGTGTTGGTCAATGGGACTGAGTGCCTGCTGAAACA GGTCACTGAGGGGCAGCTTTTATGTATCACGCCCCCCGGGGCTGCTGTGGCCAGCGTTCCCATTCAGCTGCAGGTGGGAGGTGCTGAGGTGCCTGGCTCCTGGACCTTCCACTATCAGGAAGACCCCGTCATTCTGAGCATCAGCCCCAACTGTGGCTACAC TGGCTCCCGTGTCACCATCCATGGCCAGCATCTGACTTCAGTGTGGCATTTAGTGCTATCTTTCCAGGATGGGCTTAGGGCAGTGGAAAATAGG CAGTGTGAAGGGCAGCTCCCGGAGCAGCATTGGTGTCGCCTGCCTGAATACGTGGTCCGAGGCCCCCAGGGGTGGGTGACAGGGAACCTGAGTGCCTGGGGGGATGGAGCTCCTGCCTTCACACTTCCTGGCTTTcgcttcctgcccccaccccatccacccAGCACCAAACTGGCCCCACTGAAGCCTGAGGAGCATGCGATTAAGTTTGAG TATATTGGGCTGGGCTCTGTGGCTGATTGTGTGGATGTGAACGTGACCGTGGGTGGTGAGAGCTGCCAGCACGAGCTCCGGGGGGATGTGGTCATCtgtcccctgcccccctccctgcAACTTGGCAAGGATGGCACCCCACTGCAG GTCTGCGTGAATGGTGAATGTCACATCCTGGGCAGGGTAGTGCAGCAAGCCCGACAGAGGTTCCCACAGAGGACACTCCTTGGTGTCCTGCTGGCCCTGCTCCTACTTGTGGCTGTACTGGCCACTGCATTAGTCTTCAACTACCGGCGGAAGAAGCAGCTAG CCCCTGCCATTGATGGTCTGGATTCCACCACTCGGGTCCACAGAGCGTCCTTCTCAGACAGCAGGGATGGGTCCTGTATCCCACTGCTGCAGACAGAGTCCATCCAGCTTGGGGACCTGGACTCTTCACTCTTGGCCGAGGTCAAGGATGTGCTGATTCCCCATGAACATGTGGTTACCCACAGTAACCAAGTCATTGGCAAAG GGCATTTTGGAGTTGTCTACCATGGAGAATACACAGACAAGGCCCAGAATCGAATCCACTGTGCCGTCAAGTCACTGAGTC GCATCACAGAGGTACAGGAGGTGGAGGCCTTCCTACGTGAGGGACTGCTCATGCGTGGTCTGCACCATCCAAATGTGCTGGCTCTCATCGGTATTGTGCTGCCACCTGAAGGGCTGCCTTGTGTGTTACTGCCCTTTATGCGACATGGAGACCTGCTCCGGTTCATCCGCTCACCCCAGCGG AACCCCACGGTGAAGGACCTCATCAGCTTCGGCCTGCAGGTAGCCCACGGCATGGAGTAcctggcagagcagaaatttGTGCACAGGGACCTAGCTGCTCGGAACTGCAT GCTGGATGAATCATTCACAGTCAAGGTGGCTGACTTTGGTCTGGCTCGCTATGTCCTGGACAAGGAGTACTACAGTATTCGGCAGCACCGCCATGCTCGCCTACCTGTCAAATGGATGGCACTGGAGAGCCTTCAGACCTACAAATTCACTACCAAGTCTGATGTG
- the MST1R gene encoding macrophage-stimulating protein receptor isoform X2 encodes MTLLPPPSQPTLLLLLLLLPTLPATGGSWQCPRTPYAASRDFDVKYVVPSFLAGGPIQALTTYDGAGEGSAVFVATRNRLHVLGPGLQPVESLVTGPAGAPGCQTCAACGPGLHGPPGDTDAQVLVLEPALPALVSCGSSLHGRCFLHELELHGTVVHLAPPACLFSAHQNRPEDCPDCVASPLGTLVTVVEQGHASYFYVASSLNTTVAASFSPRSVSIRRLKADASGFAPGFPALSVLPSHLTSYHIEYVYSFHSGTFVYFLTVQPANVAAAPGALHTRLARLNAAETDLGDYRELILDCHYEPKRRRRGAPEGGQPYPVLRAAHTAPVGGQLAAELSIAESQEVLFGVFGASRDSSPGVSPNSVVCAFPIDLMDTLIDQGVERCCESSVHPGLRRGLDFFQLPSLCPNPPGLEAPSPNASCYHFPLLVSGSLLRVDLFNGLLGPVQVTALHVTRLDNVTVAHMGTADGRILQVELARSFNFLLYVSNFSLGSNGQPIQRDVSRLGDHLLFASGDQVFQVPIQGPGCRHFLTCWRCLRAQRFMGCGWCGGMCGRQKECPGSWQQDYCPPELTEFYPHSGPLRGSTRLTLCGSNFYLYPAGLVPEGTHLVTVGESPCQVLPKDSSNLSPVPRKDFVEELECELKPLSTQAAGPANISLTVTNMPRGKHFWVDGTSMLQGFSFLEPVLRAVQPLFGPKAGGTCLTLKGQDLSAGTSQAVLVNGTECLLKQVTEGQLLCITPPGAAVASVPIQLQVGGAEVPGSWTFHYQEDPVILSISPNCGYTGSRVTIHGQHLTSVWHLVLSFQDGLRAVENRCEGQLPEQHWCRLPEYVVRGPQGWVTGNLSAWGDGAPAFTLPGFRFLPPPHPPSTKLAPLKPEEHAIKFEYIGLGSVADCVDVNVTVGGESCQHELRGDVVICPLPPSLQLGKDGTPLQVCVNGECHILGRVVQQARQRFPQRTLLGVLLALLLLVAVLATALVFNYRRKKQLVLSPNLDNPASLNRTTGAVSLPMLHSGSDCRNGLGEMVEELEARLIPSAPQVPYSLSFTAAPAIDGLDSTTRVHRASFSDSRDGSCIPLLQTESIQLGDLDSSLLAEVKDVLIPHEHVVTHSNQVIGKGHFGVVYHGEYTDKAQNRIHCAVKSLSRITEVQEVEAFLREGLLMRGLHHPNVLALIGIVLPPEGLPCVLLPFMRHGDLLRFIRSPQRNPTVKDLISFGLQVAHGMEYLAEQKFVHRDLAARNCMLDESFTVKVADFGLARYVLDKEYYSIRQHRHARLPVKWMALESLQTYKFTTKSDVWSFGVLLWELLTRGAPPYPNIDPFDLTHFLAQGRRLPQPEYCPSSLYAVMERCWAEDPAARPTFRMLTGEVERVVAALYGDHYVQLPTAYVNLGPGALNEVNMPLEQSPSPPMWRSMGQSRPLSEPPSPT; translated from the exons ATGACGCTCCTCCCGCCGCCGTCTCAGCCCAccctgttgctgctgctgcttctgctgccgaCCCTGCCGGCGACGGGTGGGTCCTGGCAGTGCCCGCGCACCCCCTACGCCGCCTCCCGCGACTTTGATGTGAAGTACGTGGTCCCCAGCTTCTTGGCCGGCGGCCCGATACAGGCTTTGACGACCTACGATGGCGCTGGGGAAGGGAGTGCCGTGTTTGTGGCCACACGCAATCGCCTGCACGTGCTTGGGCCTGGTCTGCAGCCAGTCGAGAGCCTGGTCACGGGCCCTGCTGGGGCCCCTGGCTGCCAGACGTGTGCGGCCTGTGGTCCAGGTCTCCACGGCCCGCCGGGAGACACAGATGCGCAGGTGCTGGTGCTGGAGCCGGCGCTGCCCGCACTGGTCAGCTGTGGCTCCAGCCTGCATGGCCGCTGCTTCCTGCATGAGCTAGAGCTGCACGGGACAGTAGTGCACCTGGCGCCGCCAGCCTGCCTCTTCTCTGCACACCAAAACCGACCCGAGGACTGCCCCGACTGTGTGGCTAGCCCTCTGGGCACCCTTGTGACCGTGGTTGAGCAGGGCCATGCCTCCTACTTCTATGTGGCATCCTCATTGAACACGACAGTGGCCGCCAGCTTCAGCCCGCGCTCGGTGTCTATCCGGCGCCTCAAAGCCGACGCCTCAGGATTCGCACCAGGCTTTCCAGCGCTGTCAGTGCTGCCGTCGCACCTCACTTCCTACCATATTGAATACGTATACAGTTTCCACTCGGGAACCTTCGTCTATTTCCTGACCGTGCAACCAGCGAACGTGGCAGCCGCTCCTGGTGCCTTACACACGCGCCTGGCGCGGCTTAACGCTGCCGAGACCGACCTGGGTGATTACCGCGAGCTCATCCTTGACTGCCATTATGAGCCTAAACGTCGGCGACGTGGGGCCCCTGAGGGTGGGCAGCCCTACCCAGTGCTGCGCGCAGCCCACACGGCTCCGGTGGGCGGCCAACTGGCCGCTGAGCTGAGCATCGCTGAGAGCCAGGAAGTGTTATTCGGGGTTTTTGGGGCTAGCAGAGACAGCAGCCCCGGTGTGAGTCCCAACTCTGTCGTCTGTGCCTTCCCCATCGACCTGATGGACACTCTCATCGACCAAGGTGTAGAGCGCTGTTGTGAGTCTTCGGTCCATCCCGGCCTCCGGCGAGGCCTCGACTTCTTCCAGTTGCCCAGTTTATGCCCCAACCCG CCTGGCCTAGAGGCCCCCAGCCCCAATGCCAGCTGCTACCACTTCCCTCTGCTGGTCAGCGGCAGCCTTCTACGTGTGGACCTGTTCAACGGGCTGTTAGGACCAGTGCAGGTCACCGCGCTGCATGTGACACGCCTCGACAATGTCACAGTTGCCCACATGGGCACAGCTGATGGGCGCATCTTGCAG GTGGAGCTGGCCAGATCTTTCAACTTCTTGCTGTATGTATCCAACTTCTCACTGGGCAGTAATGGGCAGCCCATTCAACGGGATGTCAGTCGCCTTGGGGATCACCTGCTCTTTGCCTCTGGGGACCAG GTCTTCCAGGTACCTATCCAAGGCCCTGGCTGCCGCCACTTCCTCACCTGTTGGCGTTGCCTGAGGGCACAGCGTTTCATGGGCTGTGGATGGTGTGGGGGCATGTGTGGCCGGCAGAAGGAGTGTCCTGGCTCCTGGCAACAGGACTATTGCCCACCTGAGCTTACTGAG TTCTACCCCCACAGTGGACCCCTAAGGGGCAGCACAAGGCTGACCCTGTGTGGCTCCAACTTCTACCTGTACCCTGCTGGACTAGTGCCTGAGGGCACTCATCTGGTCACCGTGGGGGAAAGTCCCTGCCAAGTACTGCCCAAGGACAGCTCAAACCTCAG CCCAGTGCCCCGGAAGGACTTTGTAGAGGAGCTTGAGTGTGAGCTGAAGCCCTTGAGCACACAGGCAGCCGGGCCTGCCAACATCAGCCTCACCGTGACCAACATGCCAAGGGGCAAGCACTTCTGGGTAGACGGCACCTCCATGCTGCAAGGCTTCTCTTTCCTG GAGCCAGTGCTGAGAGCAGTACAACCCCTATTTGGCCCAAAGGCAGGGGGCACCTGCCTCACCCTTAAAGGCCAGGACCTGTCTGCAGGCACCAGCCAGGCTGTGTTGGTCAATGGGACTGAGTGCCTGCTGAAACA GGTCACTGAGGGGCAGCTTTTATGTATCACGCCCCCCGGGGCTGCTGTGGCCAGCGTTCCCATTCAGCTGCAGGTGGGAGGTGCTGAGGTGCCTGGCTCCTGGACCTTCCACTATCAGGAAGACCCCGTCATTCTGAGCATCAGCCCCAACTGTGGCTACAC TGGCTCCCGTGTCACCATCCATGGCCAGCATCTGACTTCAGTGTGGCATTTAGTGCTATCTTTCCAGGATGGGCTTAGGGCAGTGGAAAATAGG TGTGAAGGGCAGCTCCCGGAGCAGCATTGGTGTCGCCTGCCTGAATACGTGGTCCGAGGCCCCCAGGGGTGGGTGACAGGGAACCTGAGTGCCTGGGGGGATGGAGCTCCTGCCTTCACACTTCCTGGCTTTcgcttcctgcccccaccccatccacccAGCACCAAACTGGCCCCACTGAAGCCTGAGGAGCATGCGATTAAGTTTGAG TATATTGGGCTGGGCTCTGTGGCTGATTGTGTGGATGTGAACGTGACCGTGGGTGGTGAGAGCTGCCAGCACGAGCTCCGGGGGGATGTGGTCATCtgtcccctgcccccctccctgcAACTTGGCAAGGATGGCACCCCACTGCAG GTCTGCGTGAATGGTGAATGTCACATCCTGGGCAGGGTAGTGCAGCAAGCCCGACAGAGGTTCCCACAGAGGACACTCCTTGGTGTCCTGCTGGCCCTGCTCCTACTTGTGGCTGTACTGGCCACTGCATTAGTCTTCAACTACCGGCGGAAGAAGCAGCTAG TCCTTTCTCCAAACCTGGATAACCCGGCATCCCTGAACAGGACCACTGGAGCTGTGTCTCTACCTATGCTTCACTCAGGGTCTGACTGCAGAAATGGCCTTGGTGAGATGGTGGAGGAGCTAGAAGCTAGGCTCATACCCTCTGCTCCACAAGTCCCTTACTCCCTCTCCTTCACAGCAGCCCCTGCCATTGATGGTCTGGATTCCACCACTCGGGTCCACAGAGCGTCCTTCTCAGACAGCAGGGATGGGTCCTGTATCCCACTGCTGCAGACAGAGTCCATCCAGCTTGGGGACCTGGACTCTTCACTCTTGGCCGAGGTCAAGGATGTGCTGATTCCCCATGAACATGTGGTTACCCACAGTAACCAAGTCATTGGCAAAG GGCATTTTGGAGTTGTCTACCATGGAGAATACACAGACAAGGCCCAGAATCGAATCCACTGTGCCGTCAAGTCACTGAGTC GCATCACAGAGGTACAGGAGGTGGAGGCCTTCCTACGTGAGGGACTGCTCATGCGTGGTCTGCACCATCCAAATGTGCTGGCTCTCATCGGTATTGTGCTGCCACCTGAAGGGCTGCCTTGTGTGTTACTGCCCTTTATGCGACATGGAGACCTGCTCCGGTTCATCCGCTCACCCCAGCGG AACCCCACGGTGAAGGACCTCATCAGCTTCGGCCTGCAGGTAGCCCACGGCATGGAGTAcctggcagagcagaaatttGTGCACAGGGACCTAGCTGCTCGGAACTGCAT GCTGGATGAATCATTCACAGTCAAGGTGGCTGACTTTGGTCTGGCTCGCTATGTCCTGGACAAGGAGTACTACAGTATTCGGCAGCACCGCCATGCTCGCCTACCTGTCAAATGGATGGCACTGGAGAGCCTTCAGACCTACAAATTCACTACCAAGTCTGATGTG